In a single window of the Chondrocystis sp. NIES-4102 genome:
- a CDS encoding ribosomal 5S rRNA E-loop binding protein Ctc/L25/TL5: MNITIECKTRPEGSKPRALRREGLIPAALYGHDGSNSISLTIPAKEAQLLLKSAAVNNTLIDIKVPEISWQGQAIIREVQAHPWKKTLNHLSFFSVSSSQILELVVPVVIVGKAVGVKQGGIVEQVVNELNITCAADKIPESIEINIDDFEIGKILHVGEVILPEGITVLDDPERPVISVVIPAQSSDTEEETAEASSAS, translated from the coding sequence ATGAACATTACAATTGAATGTAAAACTAGACCTGAAGGAAGTAAACCCAGAGCTTTACGGCGTGAGGGATTAATTCCTGCTGCTTTATATGGTCATGATGGATCTAATTCTATATCTTTAACCATACCTGCTAAAGAAGCTCAATTGTTATTGAAAAGTGCAGCAGTTAATAACACTTTAATCGATATTAAAGTTCCAGAGATTTCCTGGCAAGGTCAAGCGATAATTAGAGAAGTTCAAGCTCATCCTTGGAAAAAAACACTTAATCACCTTAGTTTCTTCTCTGTTTCTAGTAGTCAAATATTAGAACTTGTTGTACCAGTGGTAATAGTTGGAAAAGCTGTTGGTGTTAAGCAAGGGGGAATTGTTGAGCAAGTGGTTAATGAGTTGAATATTACTTGTGCTGCTGATAAAATTCCTGAATCTATTGAAATTAATATTGATGATTTTGAAATAGGTAAAATTCTTCATGTAGGAGAAGTGATCTTACCAGAAGGAATTACCGTATTAGATGACCCTGAAAGACCCGTTATTTCTGTGGTTATTCCTGCACAATCTAGTGACACTGAAGAAGAAACAGCAGAGGCAAGCTCCGCTAGTTAA
- a CDS encoding glyoxalase/bleomycin resistance protein/dioxygenase — protein sequence MTCNYQDVFVTIATKNIEILVNFYTQLFRQSPTVYRNSIYAEFDLKSLRLGIFQPKIDNKEFNNFGSSMSLCIEVENLVEAIATLADLGYPVPGEIIKASHGQEIYAYDPEGNRLILHQSKNTKS from the coding sequence ATGACTTGCAATTATCAAGATGTTTTCGTGACTATTGCTACGAAAAACATAGAAATACTAGTTAACTTTTATACTCAGCTATTTAGACAGTCACCTACTGTTTATCGCAATTCAATTTATGCTGAATTTGACTTAAAAAGCTTACGTTTGGGAATTTTTCAGCCTAAAATCGACAACAAAGAATTTAATAATTTTGGCAGTAGTATGAGTTTATGTATTGAAGTAGAAAATCTAGTTGAAGCGATCGCCACTTTAGCTGATTTAGGGTATCCAGTACCAGGTGAAATCATTAAAGCTAGTCATGGTCAGGAAATTTACGCTTATGATCCAGAAGGTAATCGTTTAATTTTACATCAGTCAAAAAATACCAAGTCTTAA
- a CDS encoding two component transcriptional regulator, LuxR family protein, producing MIKVLIVDDQKSVHEILKSYLETEETLEVVGCANNGQEALDLIKVHRPNIVLMDIEMPVLDGLTATKIISEQFIDTNVIIISVHNDNSYLNSALQVGAKGYLKKNTPAKELINAIYSAYKGYFQLGPGLLEKYLHEVRESQSNSQEIEQLKSVILEQSKLLENLNNNGYTGQQTQRSHKNNKSRSTNQYSLENQYASLEKQVYYLKNRLDKLDKKTAFLQQFGVLVILSCAVLGILLLLFSI from the coding sequence ATGATCAAAGTCTTAATTGTAGACGATCAAAAAAGTGTTCACGAAATTCTCAAAAGCTATCTTGAGACAGAAGAAACTCTAGAAGTTGTTGGGTGTGCTAATAACGGTCAGGAGGCTTTAGATTTAATCAAAGTTCATCGACCAAATATTGTTCTAATGGATATTGAAATGCCCGTTTTAGATGGATTAACGGCGACTAAAATTATTTCTGAACAGTTTATAGATACTAACGTGATAATTATTAGTGTTCATAATGATAATAGTTATTTAAATTCCGCCTTGCAGGTTGGGGCTAAAGGATATTTAAAGAAAAACACCCCTGCTAAGGAGTTAATTAACGCCATTTATTCTGCTTATAAAGGGTACTTTCAATTAGGACCAGGTTTACTAGAAAAATATCTTCATGAAGTACGGGAATCGCAATCTAACTCTCAAGAAATAGAACAGTTGAAATCAGTAATTTTAGAACAGTCCAAACTTTTAGAAAATTTAAATAATAATGGTTATACTGGACAGCAGACACAACGCTCTCATAAAAACAATAAAAGTCGCTCAACCAATCAATATTCTTTAGAAAATCAATACGCTAGTCTAGAAAAACAAGTTTACTATCTAAAAAATCGTTTAGATAAACTTGACAAAAAAACAGCCTTTTTGCAACAGTTTGGTGTATTAGTAATACTCTCTTGTGCTGTATTAGGTATATTATTATTATTGTTTAGTATATAG